In the Heterodontus francisci isolate sHetFra1 chromosome 8, sHetFra1.hap1, whole genome shotgun sequence genome, one interval contains:
- the LOC137373045 gene encoding tumor necrosis factor ligand superfamily member 6-like: protein MQQRNMQMLDNQNNSPRELTSLWPVPLTGLKTEKKSGWLKVCHFVIVVIFFIALAGLAFGMFYLHQLHQEVEQLKQKINGNPQKRPQMLTGAEDNEPNNEVKMAAHLTGKESTDHSNRLMWEISLGHAFTNGITYKNGALIINETGHYFIYAKIYFRGRQCEAVPLQQSVVKRNSNYQYDLSLMEITVINPCNAAGAWGKNTFQAGIFHLSEGVQLFVSVSHPRMVSTDELMTFFGLYKL from the exons ATGCAGCAAAGGAACATGCAAATGCTTGACAATCAGAATAATTCTCCTCGCGAGCTAACATCTTTGTGGCCTGTGCCACTTACAGGGCTGAAAACTGAGAAGAAATCGGGCTGGCTGAAAGTCTGCCATTTTGTGATTGTCGTCATATTTTTCATAGCACTGGCTGGGCTTGCATTTGGTATGTTTTACTTACACCAACTTCACCAAGAAGTTGAACAATTGAAGCAG AAGATCAATGGTAATCCACAAAAAAGACCACAGATGCTAACTG GAGCTGAGGACAACGAGCCAAACAATGAGGTGAAAATGGCTGCCCACCTTACAG GAAAAGAATCAACCGATCATTCCAACAGATTGATGTGGGAGATTTCTCTGGGTCACGCCTTTACAAACGGGATTACATACAAGAATGGAGCGTTAATAATCAACGAAACTGGACATTACTTTATTTATGCAAAAATCTATTTCCGTGGAAGGCAATGTGAGGCAGTCCCATTGCAACAAAGTGTAGTCAAACGCAATAGCAATTACCAATATGACCTGAGTCTGATGGAAATCACTGTGATAAACCCCTGCAATGCTGCTGGAGCATGGGGGAAAAATACCTTTCAGGCCGGAATATTTCATCTGAGTGAAGGAGTGCAGCTGTTTGTCAGTGTGTCTCATCCAAGAATGGTTAGTACTGATGAGCTAATGACTTTCTTTGGACTATACAAGCTTTAG
- the LOC137372576 gene encoding tumor necrosis factor ligand superfamily member 6-like — translation MQQNYLYPQVYTVDGGPNLNPYVPAPAWALPTLKKKRKLDWKTMGIILLLNLVLLALAGLALGTVYLIDLRKEIHEMKQGNGGKGPHAEKIIGAQNVTKPPKDLRTAAHLTGDAITAGSNPLMWDDHRGHAFTRGVLYKDRGLVVNESGIFFVYSKIYFRSHKCEENKNLEHIVFKRTDRYHKDLILMETRKTNYCSVYSREWATNSYQAGIIQLLKGESLYVNVSYPKLVNFDESKTFFGLYRL, via the exons ATGCAACAGAATTATCTATATCCACAAGTGTATACGGTGGATGGCGGTCCGAACCTCAATCCTTATGTGCCAGCACCAGCCTGGGCACTGCCGACATTGAAGAAAAAGAGAAAGCTGGATTGGAAGACTATGGGCATCATTTTGCTTCTGAACTTAGTTCTCCTAGCACTGGCAGGGCTGGCTCTAGGGACTGTCTATTTAATTGATCTTCGAAAGGAGATCCACGAAATGAAACAG GGTAATGGAGGCAAGGGTCCACATGCAGAGAAGATTATTG GAGCTCAGAATGTTACAAAGCCACCTAAGGATCTCAGAACAGCTGCACATCTCACAG GGGATGCAATCACTGCAGGATCCAACCCTCTCATGTGGGATGATCACAGAGGCCATGCCTTTACCAGGGGTGTTCTATACAAAGACAGAGGCCTGGTTGTCAATGAATCTGGGATTTTCTTTGTTTACTCAAAGATCTATTTCCGATCGCATAAGTGTGAAGAAAACAAGAACTTAGAGCACATCGTGTTCAAACGAACGGACCGCTATCATAAAGACTTAATTCTAATGGAAACCAGGAAAACAAACTATTGTTCTGTGTACAGCAGGGAATGGGCTACAAATAGCTATCAAGCAGGAATAATACAGCTCTTAAAAGGTGAATCCCTTTATGTCAATGTGTCATATCCAAAGCTAGTTAACTTTGATGAGTCTAAAACTTTCTTTGGATTGTATAGGCTTTAG